A stretch of the Chelonoidis abingdonii isolate Lonesome George chromosome 11, CheloAbing_2.0, whole genome shotgun sequence genome encodes the following:
- the MYPOP gene encoding myb-related transcription factor, partner of profilin: MPGDAEEITRLRKPRFSYEENQILIQEVRAHYTKLYGTQSRQVTVAERRRVWEGIAAKINAITSWKRTGQEVQKRWNDFKRRTKEKLARVPHSTQGAGGAAASEETFSAEEETIFAILGPSVVMGPGGAEQHPTAFNHRYHHGSETLAGGKVSSSPEPSVQPPCCALDGVLLRPKERDSPAPASAEPSLQIVKMAPSPARLGHRPHPGHSPTEQPCRERLPGSLPPRRQCLRPELPPEPSLDLLAAQRETAEAIRDLTYTVHHSLDRLTNVVAALLPLLPAQGPGLGAARGGLFHQQAPISSPLPAPPAKSPLPAETFATKVEMPPEPVENAGQSQGDLPAEALPCHSSPPLKRRKGIPTRKRRGRWKNL, encoded by the exons ATGCCCGGGGACGCCGAGGAGATCACCCGTCTGCGCAAGCCCCGCTTCTCCTACGAGGAGAACCAGATCCTCATCCAGGAGGTGCGCGCCCACTACACCAAGCTGTATGGCACCCAGAGCCGGCAGGTGACGGTGGCTGAGCGCCGGCGCGTCTGGGAGGGCATCGCCGCCAAGATCAACGCCATCACCAGCTGGAAGCGGACGGGCCAGGAGGTGCAGAAGCGCTGGAATGACTTCAAGCGACGCACCAAGGAGAAGCTGGCGCGggtgccccactccacccagggCGCTGGGGGAGCAGCTGCCAGCGAGGAGACCTTCTCAGCGGAGGAGGAAACCATCTTTGCCATCCTGGGGCCCAGCGTGGTGATGGGGCCCGGTGGGGCGGAGCAGCACCCCACAGCCTTCAACCACAGATACCACCATGGCTCTG agaCGCTGGCCGGGGGCAAGGTCTCCTCGAGCCCCGAGCCCTCGGTCCAGCCCCCGTGTTGCGCCCTGGACGGGGTCCTGCTGCGGCCCAAGGAGCGCGACTCACCGGCACCCGCCTCAGCTGAGCCCTCTCTGCAAATTGTGAAGATGGCACCCTCGCCGGCCAGGCTAGGCCACCGGCCCCACCCAGGACACTCGCCCACGGAGCAGCCATGCAGGGAGCGGCTCCCGGGCTCTCTGCCTCCCCGCCGCCAGTGCCTGCGCCCTGAGCTGCCTCCGGAGCCCTCACTGGATCTCCTGGCTGCCCAGCGGGAGACGGCCGAGGCCATCCGCGACCTGACCTACACCGTGCACCACAGCCTGGACCGTCTCACCAACGTGGTAgcagccctcctgcccctcctcccggcCCAGGGACCTGGCCTGGGCGCCGCCCGGGGGGGCCTCTTCCACCAGCAAGcgcccatcagctccccactgccgGCGCCCCCTGCCAAGAGCCCACTCCCTGCCGAGACCTTCGCCACCAAGGTGGAAATGCCCCCTGAGCCGGTGGAGAATGCGGGACAATCCCAAGGGGACCTCCCCGCCGAAGCCTTGCCCTGCCACAGCTCCCCGCCACTGAAGCGAAGGAAGGGAATCCCCACTCGGAAGCGTAGGGGGCGCTGGAAGAATCTGTGA